In the Nicotiana tabacum cultivar K326 chromosome 16, ASM71507v2, whole genome shotgun sequence genome, one interval contains:
- the LOC107823645 gene encoding protein MIZU-KUSSEI 1-like produces MISSYPRTVGTAAITTVDCQKQVRSWRLLRSLIELLIPTCNCTFVEDQEENEHHKNFNFPYHRHPPSSSSSSNITGTIFGYRRGKVSFCIQTNPKSSTPILLLELAVSTSTLAREMNGGIVRIALESDNNGEDQSLLRMYCNGKKVGFAVKRKPRKADLQVLGQMESVNVGAGTIHGKDDDIMYLRGKFERIHGSYDDSESFHLIDPEGSMGQELSIYFLPSRG; encoded by the exons ATGATCAGTTCATACCCTAGAACCGTCGGCACCGCCGCCATCACCACCGTAGACTGCCAGAAACAAGTCCGGTCATGGCGGCTCCTCCGCTCTCTCATTGAGCTACTCATCCCCACCTGCAATTGCACCTTCGTCGAAGATCAAGAAGAAAATGAACATCACAAGAACTTTAATTTTCCCTATCACCGTCACCCGCCATCGTCGTCGTCTTCCTCGAATATTACAGGGACCATCTTTGGCTATCGCCGGGGAAAAGTCAGCTTCTGTATCCAAACAAACCCTAAATCCTCCACACCAATTCTCCTCCTTGAACTTGCTGTCTCCACCTCTACTCTTGCTAG GGAAATGAATGGAGGGATTGTGAGAATCGCATTGGAGAGTGACAATAATGGTGAAGATCAATCACTTTTGAGGATGTATTGTAATGGTAAAAAAGTAGGGTTTGCTGTGAAAAGAAAACCTAGAAAAGCTGATTTACAAGTATTGGGACAAATGGAATCAGTTAATGTGGGAGCAGGCACTATTCATGGGAAAGATGATGATATTATGTATCTTAGAGGTAAATTTGAGAGAATCCATGGATCTTATGATGACTCAGAATCATTTCATTTGATTGATCCTGAAGGAAGTATGGGTCAAGAATTAAGCATTTACTTTCTACCTTCTCGCGGCTAA